A window of Metabacillus sp. B2-18 contains these coding sequences:
- a CDS encoding heavy metal translocating P-type ATPase — protein MEHIELINAIISGILIGFGWFYNNQGNETIAIPLFILAFIIGGFAKAKEGIEETIAEKNLNVELLMIFAAVGSAIIGYWTEGAILIFIFALSGALETYTMNKSQREISALMSLQPEEAVLLVDGKESRIHVSSLAIGDTILVKPGERIATDGYILSGKTNIDQSAITGESMPIEKGINDEVFAGTVNGNGSITVSVTKKSTETMFQKILDLVQSAQSEKSPSQQFIERFEGTYVKGVLLLVAAMMILPHFLFGWTWNETIYRALVLMVVASPCALVASIMPATLSAISNGARNGLLFKGGMHLERLSKTSVVVFDKTGTLTKGEPAVTDIITSKNVDLKEFYEAVYSIENQSTHPLAKAIVSKINKDNPNHPAKMTSVDEKSGFGVSAVMNGVNWRIGKSDFVGRSIAETFHDGISEQLAKEGKTIVYVLRNDEMIGLIALKDVVRQEAKAAIETLQQSGIKTVMLTGDSLSTAEAIAKELKLDLFKAECLPEDKVAEIKTLKETYGTVTMIGDGINDAPALAISDVGIAMGEGTDVALETADIVLMKNELSKLTNALKLSKKMNRIVKQNIVFSMSVIALLICSNFLQVLDLPLGVIGHEGSTILVILNGLRLLRGI, from the coding sequence ATGGAACATATAGAGCTTATTAATGCAATTATTTCTGGTATCTTAATAGGTTTTGGATGGTTTTATAATAATCAGGGGAATGAGACAATCGCTATTCCACTTTTTATTTTGGCCTTTATTATAGGTGGATTTGCAAAAGCGAAGGAAGGGATAGAGGAAACAATAGCAGAGAAAAACCTGAACGTTGAACTACTAATGATCTTTGCAGCAGTAGGTTCTGCTATTATTGGTTATTGGACAGAAGGTGCCATCCTTATTTTTATTTTTGCTTTAAGTGGTGCATTGGAGACCTATACAATGAATAAAAGTCAACGGGAAATTTCCGCATTAATGAGTTTGCAGCCTGAAGAGGCAGTGCTGTTAGTTGACGGAAAGGAAAGTCGAATCCATGTTTCTTCATTAGCTATTGGTGATACCATTTTAGTGAAACCTGGTGAAAGAATTGCAACAGATGGTTATATTTTATCCGGTAAAACAAATATAGATCAATCTGCTATTACAGGAGAGTCTATGCCTATTGAAAAAGGTATAAATGATGAGGTGTTTGCTGGTACAGTTAATGGAAATGGTTCAATTACAGTTTCTGTTACGAAAAAAAGTACAGAAACAATGTTTCAGAAAATATTAGATTTAGTTCAGTCTGCTCAATCGGAAAAATCTCCTTCACAACAATTTATTGAACGGTTTGAAGGCACGTATGTAAAAGGGGTATTACTATTAGTTGCAGCGATGATGATATTACCTCACTTTTTATTTGGTTGGACATGGAATGAAACTATTTATCGTGCACTTGTCTTAATGGTCGTGGCATCACCTTGTGCATTGGTTGCATCAATTATGCCAGCAACTCTATCAGCCATATCAAATGGGGCAAGAAATGGTCTCTTATTTAAAGGTGGTATGCATTTAGAAAGGTTAAGTAAAACAAGTGTTGTCGTCTTTGATAAAACAGGAACTTTAACAAAGGGAGAACCGGCTGTTACAGATATTATTACGTCTAAAAATGTGGATCTTAAAGAATTCTACGAAGCAGTTTACTCGATTGAAAATCAATCAACACATCCACTTGCAAAAGCTATCGTTTCCAAAATTAATAAAGACAACCCAAATCACCCGGCCAAAATGACTTCAGTGGATGAAAAGTCTGGATTTGGTGTAAGTGCAGTTATGAATGGAGTGAATTGGAGGATCGGTAAGTCGGATTTTGTTGGAAGAAGTATAGCGGAGACATTTCATGATGGAATAAGCGAACAACTTGCTAAAGAGGGAAAAACCATTGTATATGTTCTTCGTAATGATGAAATGATAGGGCTAATTGCTTTAAAAGATGTTGTAAGACAAGAGGCAAAGGCTGCAATTGAAACCTTGCAGCAAAGTGGAATTAAGACAGTTATGTTAACGGGTGATAGTCTATCAACCGCAGAAGCAATCGCAAAAGAGTTGAAGTTGGATTTATTTAAGGCTGAGTGTTTGCCGGAAGACAAGGTGGCAGAAATTAAAACATTAAAAGAGACATATGGTACAGTAACAATGATTGGGGACGGAATTAATGATGCTCCGGCGCTTGCCATTTCCGATGTGGGAATTGCAATGGGCGAAGGTACAGATGTTGCACTGGAAACAGCAGATATTGTTTTAATGAAAAATGAACTTTCGAAGCTTACAAATGCTTTGAAATTGTCTAAAAAGATGAATAGAATTGTAAAACAGAATATTGTATTCTCTATGTCTGTAATTGCACTATTAATTTGTTCAAACTTCCTCCAAGTGTTGGATTTACCTCTCGGTGTTATTGGACACGAAGGAAGTACCATTTTGGTTATTTTGAATGGATTACGTTTATTAAGAGGGATATAG
- a CDS encoding phytoene desaturase family protein — translation MNKKVVIIGGGLGGMSAGIRLAVDNYDVTIIEKGERLGGKLNKRGGKGYSFDTGPSILTMPWVLEQLFQNANRNLSDYIKLKRIEPQWKTFFEDGTTIELTSDLPELIKQLKSVSEDDAGELFNYLNYCSKMYEYSLKSVYKKSLRGLHDLRSMHTVKELLSMDPMKTMHQGTRKFFKDKKIQQLFNFLIMYIGSSPYHAPAVLSQLAHVQLGLGIYYVEGGMYEIANAMSKVLHELQVNVHLNTKVKRIVLNGNKATGVELENGQIVEADIVVSNLEVVPTYQSLLEDHSLHPDFKQEQEKFPPTVSGLVLLLGVNKKYEHLTHHNFFFSSSPEKEFNQLFNEETLAEDPTIYVGISSKSDSTQAPDGKENLFVLTHVPPLKEGETWDTKALEYRKTIITKLEKMGVTDLSNSIEFEYMFTPNDLQQLYGANGGSIYGVATDRKKNGGFKFPSKSSYVQNLYFVGGSTHPGGGVPMVTLSGQLTADLILEHDLKYDQEREIG, via the coding sequence ATGAACAAAAAAGTTGTTATTATCGGTGGTGGTTTAGGCGGGATGTCAGCAGGTATACGTCTTGCTGTAGATAACTACGATGTTACGATTATAGAAAAAGGAGAGCGACTTGGCGGAAAATTGAACAAGCGAGGTGGAAAAGGGTATTCTTTTGACACAGGTCCATCTATTCTAACCATGCCATGGGTACTGGAACAATTATTTCAAAATGCCAATAGAAACCTTTCAGACTATATTAAACTTAAAAGAATCGAGCCCCAATGGAAAACATTTTTTGAAGACGGCACAACCATCGAACTTACAAGTGATTTACCTGAGTTAATTAAACAACTAAAATCAGTATCTGAAGATGACGCAGGAGAGCTTTTCAATTATTTGAATTATTGCAGTAAAATGTATGAGTACAGCTTGAAAAGTGTTTATAAAAAAAGCTTAAGAGGACTACATGATTTAAGATCCATGCATACTGTTAAAGAGTTATTATCTATGGATCCGATGAAAACAATGCATCAAGGAACACGTAAATTTTTCAAGGATAAAAAAATTCAGCAATTGTTCAATTTTTTAATCATGTATATTGGGTCTTCCCCCTATCATGCTCCTGCCGTTTTGTCTCAGTTAGCACATGTTCAATTAGGACTTGGAATATATTATGTTGAGGGCGGCATGTACGAAATTGCAAACGCTATGTCAAAGGTCTTACATGAATTACAAGTTAATGTACATCTAAACACTAAAGTAAAAAGAATCGTATTAAATGGAAACAAAGCAACGGGTGTAGAGCTTGAAAATGGACAAATAGTAGAAGCTGATATTGTTGTCTCCAATCTAGAGGTGGTGCCTACCTATCAATCATTGTTAGAAGATCACTCTTTACATCCTGATTTTAAACAGGAACAGGAAAAGTTTCCTCCAACGGTTTCTGGCCTAGTGCTTTTATTAGGGGTTAATAAAAAATACGAACATCTTACACATCATAACTTTTTCTTCTCATCATCACCTGAAAAAGAGTTTAACCAACTTTTCAATGAGGAAACTCTAGCAGAAGACCCAACAATTTATGTTGGAATATCCTCAAAGTCCGATTCAACACAAGCACCTGATGGCAAAGAAAACTTATTTGTGTTAACACATGTACCTCCATTAAAAGAAGGAGAAACATGGGATACTAAAGCACTTGAATACCGGAAAACAATTATTACTAAACTCGAAAAAATGGGTGTTACAGATTTATCAAATTCTATTGAATTTGAATACATGTTTACACCTAATGACCTTCAGCAATTATACGGAGCAAACGGCGGGTCTATTTATGGAGTTGCCACAGATCGTAAGAAAAACGGTGGCTTTAAATTTCCGAGCAAAAGCTCATATGTGCAAAATCTTTACTTTGTAGGGGGATCAACACATCCCGGGGGAGGTGTACCAATGGTAACTTTATCTGGGCAACTGACTGCAGATCTAATATTGGAACACGACCTAAAATATGATCAGGAAAGAGAAATTGGCTAA
- a CDS encoding glycosyltransferase, with protein MLIYIIILSLFLIWTIFNSFFMPELTKQRIHHNKLVSILIPLRNEEDNVIELIQSLKKLTYQNLEFYLLDDQSTDLTSSYIKSSILNNKRFTLLYGTELPEGWTGKVHACKQLSKHAKGDYLLFLDADVRLNPDVIQSVIHMLEKQKGHLITGFPRFPVHHILEKWLVPMQHFLIYFHLPLFLANYTQMSSATAAHGSFMLFERQAYFNIGGHEAIKNSLLDDVHLARIMKKQGYKVILSNITSFVTCYMYKNNKEVWEGFKKNTFIGIGRSRFFAFILISFYFCFFIFPGFLVIYEVYNFMAKNYITISNIFPYLLIVIQKGFVDRKNKQNVSTSFAMPLIAVSFIALLISSMVSSIRKKGYMWKGRKYH; from the coding sequence ATGCTTATTTATATTATCATTTTAAGTTTATTTTTGATTTGGACCATTTTCAACTCTTTCTTTATGCCTGAATTAACAAAACAAAGAATACATCACAATAAACTTGTCTCCATTTTAATTCCCTTACGCAATGAAGAAGACAATGTAATTGAACTAATCCAATCTCTAAAAAAACTTACTTATCAAAACCTTGAATTTTATTTACTCGACGATCAATCAACTGATCTTACATCATCTTATATTAAGTCCTCGATATTGAACAATAAGCGTTTTACTTTACTCTACGGAACTGAATTACCTGAAGGCTGGACAGGAAAAGTCCATGCATGCAAACAATTAAGCAAGCACGCAAAAGGTGATTATTTATTATTTTTAGATGCAGACGTTCGCTTAAATCCAGATGTTATTCAATCAGTTATTCATATGCTTGAAAAACAAAAAGGTCATCTAATTACAGGCTTTCCACGTTTCCCTGTTCATCATATATTAGAAAAATGGCTTGTGCCCATGCAGCATTTTTTAATTTATTTCCATTTACCGCTTTTTTTAGCAAACTATACGCAAATGTCTTCCGCTACTGCTGCACATGGGTCATTTATGTTATTTGAACGACAGGCATATTTTAATATTGGTGGTCACGAAGCCATTAAAAATTCTTTGCTTGATGATGTTCATTTAGCGAGGATTATGAAAAAGCAAGGCTACAAAGTCATTCTGAGCAATATAACATCATTTGTTACATGCTACATGTATAAGAACAATAAAGAAGTATGGGAAGGCTTTAAAAAAAATACTTTTATCGGAATTGGTCGCTCTCGTTTTTTTGCTTTTATTCTTATTTCCTTTTATTTCTGTTTCTTTATCTTTCCAGGCTTTCTTGTCATCTATGAAGTATACAATTTTATGGCTAAAAATTATATTACTATATCTAATATTTTTCCTTACTTACTTATCGTAATACAAAAAGGGTTTGTTGACCGGAAAAACAAACAAAATGTTTCAACCAGTTTTGCGATGCCGTTAATTGCAGTATCCTTTATCGCATTACTGATCTCTTCCATGGTTTCTTCAATTAGGAAAAAAGGATATATGTGGAAAGGACGTAAATATCACTAA